In Streptomyces sp. DG2A-72, one genomic interval encodes:
- a CDS encoding MFS transporter yields MTSPLTTPTSDGRWTPRLWGTLLVLCAAMFLDALDVSMVGVALPSIGADLGLSTSTLQWIVSGYILGYGGLLLLGGRTADLLGRRQVFLVALGVFALASLLGGLVDSGPLLIASRFIKGLSAAFTAPAGLSIITTTFPEGPLRNRALSIYTTCAATGFSMGLVLSGLLTEASWRLTMLLPAPIALIALIAGLKLLPRSAREKDHNGYDIPGAVLGTASMLLLVFTVVQAPEVGWASARTLLSFLAVAVLLTVFVLVERRSPGPLIRLGVLRSGIQIRAQLGAMFFFGSYIGFQFLVTLYMQSLLGWSALHTALAFLPAGALVALSATKMGSIVDRFGTQRLLPAGFGLMVIGYALFLQVDLDPVYAAAILPSMLLIGAACALVFPSLNIQATNGVDDHEQGMVSGLLNTSVQVGGAIFLAIVTAVVTAGAPDDATPQAVLDSYRPGLVVVTGIAVAGLLITLTGLRPARRPRQSVVVAKSTVQEPERVSVRD; encoded by the coding sequence ATGACCTCTCCGCTCACCACCCCCACGTCCGACGGACGCTGGACGCCCCGGCTGTGGGGCACCCTGCTGGTGCTCTGCGCCGCGATGTTCCTGGACGCGCTGGACGTGTCGATGGTCGGCGTCGCCCTGCCGTCCATAGGCGCCGATCTCGGTCTGTCCACCTCGACGCTGCAGTGGATCGTCAGCGGCTACATCCTGGGATACGGCGGCCTGCTGCTGCTCGGCGGACGGACCGCCGACCTGCTGGGCCGGCGCCAGGTCTTCCTGGTGGCCCTGGGTGTCTTCGCGCTCGCCTCGCTGCTCGGCGGGCTCGTAGACTCGGGCCCGCTGCTGATCGCCAGCCGCTTCATCAAGGGCCTGAGCGCGGCGTTCACGGCGCCCGCCGGCCTGTCGATCATCACCACGACCTTCCCCGAGGGCCCGCTGCGCAACCGGGCCCTGTCCATCTACACCACCTGCGCGGCCACCGGCTTCTCGATGGGCCTGGTGCTGTCCGGTCTGCTCACCGAGGCCAGTTGGCGCCTGACCATGCTGCTGCCCGCGCCCATCGCCCTGATCGCCCTGATCGCGGGCCTGAAGCTGCTGCCGCGCAGCGCCCGCGAGAAGGACCACAACGGCTACGACATTCCCGGTGCGGTCCTCGGCACCGCCTCGATGCTGCTGCTGGTCTTCACCGTCGTACAGGCCCCGGAGGTCGGCTGGGCCTCGGCCCGCACGCTGCTGTCCTTCCTCGCCGTCGCCGTACTGCTCACGGTGTTCGTCCTGGTCGAGCGGCGCTCGCCGGGCCCGCTGATCCGGCTCGGCGTGCTGCGCTCCGGCATCCAGATCCGCGCCCAGCTCGGCGCGATGTTCTTCTTCGGGTCGTACATCGGCTTCCAGTTCCTGGTCACCCTGTACATGCAGTCGCTGCTCGGCTGGTCGGCGCTGCACACAGCGCTCGCCTTCCTGCCCGCGGGCGCGCTGGTGGCGCTGTCCGCGACGAAGATGGGCTCGATCGTCGACCGGTTCGGCACCCAGCGGCTCCTCCCGGCGGGCTTCGGGCTGATGGTCATCGGGTACGCCCTGTTCCTGCAGGTCGACCTCGACCCCGTGTACGCCGCCGCGATCCTGCCGTCGATGCTGCTCATCGGCGCGGCCTGCGCGCTGGTCTTCCCGTCGCTCAACATCCAGGCCACCAACGGCGTCGACGACCACGAGCAGGGCATGGTCTCCGGGCTGCTCAACACCTCGGTCCAGGTGGGCGGCGCGATCTTCCTGGCCATCGTGACGGCGGTGGTCACCGCGGGCGCGCCCGACGACGCCACCCCGCAGGCCGTCCTCGACAGCTACCGGCCCGGGTTGGTCGTCGTGACGGGCATCGCCGTCGCCGGGCTGCTGATCACCCTCACCGGGCTGCGCCCCGCCCGTCGTCCGCGGCAGTCCGTCGTCGTCGCCAAGTCCACGGTGCAGGAACCGGAGCGCGTGTCCGTGCGCGACTAA
- a CDS encoding maleylpyruvate isomerase family mycothiol-dependent enzyme — METAEFVRILDREGQSLASAAEDAGTDVKVPTCPDWQVRDLLRHTGMVHRWAAAFVAEGHTAYHPDGGLPDLDGADLVAWFREGHRYLVDTLSTAAPDVECWHFLPAPSPLAFWTRRQAHETTVHRFDAELARGGTPSEIAPAFAVDGIDELLLAFHARPKSRVRTDEPRVLRVRATDTDDAVWTVRLSPEPPAATRDDASAAIAADCEISGPAARIYLSLWNRLPFPAVKGDASLAALWREKSAVT; from the coding sequence ATGGAGACAGCCGAGTTCGTACGGATACTCGACCGGGAAGGCCAGTCGCTGGCCTCGGCCGCCGAGGATGCCGGCACCGACGTGAAAGTACCGACCTGCCCGGACTGGCAGGTGCGGGACCTGCTGCGGCACACCGGGATGGTGCATCGCTGGGCGGCGGCCTTCGTCGCCGAGGGGCACACCGCCTACCACCCCGACGGGGGCCTGCCCGACCTCGACGGGGCCGACCTCGTGGCCTGGTTCCGCGAAGGGCACCGGTATCTCGTCGACACCCTCTCCACCGCCGCTCCCGACGTGGAGTGCTGGCATTTCCTGCCCGCGCCGTCGCCACTCGCGTTCTGGACGCGCAGGCAGGCGCACGAGACCACCGTGCACCGTTTCGACGCCGAACTGGCCCGCGGCGGAACGCCGTCCGAGATCGCCCCCGCCTTCGCGGTGGACGGCATCGACGAACTGCTGCTCGCGTTCCACGCCCGCCCCAAGAGCAGGGTGCGCACCGATGAGCCCCGGGTGCTGCGGGTGCGGGCGACGGACACGGACGACGCGGTGTGGACCGTACGACTGTCTCCGGAGCCGCCCGCGGCCACACGCGACGACGCCTCGGCCGCGATCGCCGCCGACTGCGAGATCAGTGGTCCGGCGGCCCGGATCTATCTGTCGCTCTGGAACCGGCTGCCGTTCCCCGCCGTCAAGGGCGACGCCTCGCTCGCCGCGCTGTGGCGGGAGAAGTCCGCCGTCACATGA
- a CDS encoding DUF6332 family protein: MSEYGGRRSQAQRDAITVEIGYALFSAAFVAAVVFGAVAGPALLFELPDTMETLLLRTGLVLAPVLFVARVVSVLLRFRQPPQPSQPGRTSPDS, encoded by the coding sequence ATGAGCGAATACGGGGGACGGCGCAGTCAGGCGCAGCGGGACGCGATCACCGTCGAGATCGGATACGCGCTGTTCAGTGCGGCGTTCGTGGCGGCCGTCGTCTTCGGGGCCGTCGCCGGTCCGGCGCTGCTCTTCGAACTGCCCGACACCATGGAGACGTTGCTGCTGCGCACCGGGCTCGTGCTCGCGCCGGTACTCTTCGTCGCCCGCGTCGTCAGCGTGCTGCTCCGCTTCCGGCAGCCGCCTCAGCCCAGCCAGCCCGGCC
- a CDS encoding MarR family winged helix-turn-helix transcriptional regulator produces the protein MAAKKPEQTLVEQWRDMLALHARTQCELDRALHQHGLCASDFQVLDVLAEARAVDGTCSYRVQEISERVHLTQSALSRLVARLEKDGLVERGMCPEDRRGVKVALTPKGRSLHGEVLPVQREVLTRMLAGPRAT, from the coding sequence ATGGCGGCGAAGAAGCCCGAACAGACGCTCGTGGAACAGTGGCGCGACATGCTCGCACTCCATGCGCGCACACAGTGCGAACTCGACCGCGCTCTCCACCAACACGGCCTGTGCGCAAGCGACTTCCAGGTACTCGACGTCCTGGCCGAGGCGCGCGCGGTGGACGGCACCTGTTCCTACCGCGTCCAGGAGATCTCCGAGCGCGTCCACCTCACCCAGAGCGCACTGTCCCGGCTCGTCGCCCGGCTCGAGAAGGACGGCCTCGTCGAGCGCGGCATGTGCCCGGAGGACCGGCGAGGCGTCAAGGTGGCCCTCACCCCGAAGGGGCGCTCGCTGCACGGCGAGGTGCTGCCGGTGCAGCGCGAGGTGCTGACGCGGATGCTCGCCGGCCCCAGGGCCACGTGA